In Aphanothece sacrum FPU1, a single window of DNA contains:
- a CDS encoding DUF1902 domain-containing protein produces the protein MKTLITLKIEKFEEKGQEYFVATTEQIQGLVAEGNTIEEVVEIASDLAKILTDNDDYGTR, from the coding sequence ATGAAAACTCTAATCACGTTAAAAATAGAGAAATTTGAAGAAAAAGGACAAGAGTATTTTGTGGCAACTACCGAACAAATACAAGGATTAGTTGCTGAAGGTAACACCATTGAGGAAGTCGTAGAAATTGCTTCAGATTTAGCTAAAATTTTAACCGACAATGATGATTATGGAACGAGATAA